In Gracilimonas sp., a single window of DNA contains:
- a CDS encoding glycine betaine/L-proline ABC transporter ATP-binding protein — protein sequence MAAITVKNLFKIFGKRPEKAFPLIEKGKSKDEILEETGNTIGINDASFEVKEKEMFVIMGLSGSGKSTVLRCLNRLIEPTRGTVLIGDEDITKVSKERLLEMRRKKMSMVFQNFGLFPHRTVANNVEYGLEISGMEKEERNQKAYEALNKVGLKGYEEQKPSELSGGMQQRVGLARALANDPEILLMDEAFSALDPLIRADMQDELLELQAEVHKTVVFITHDLDEALKIGDRIAIMKDGYVVQVGTPEEILTNPADDYVKAFVQNVDRTKIITAQAIMRKAPTVQVPKDGPSVAIRNMEKVGVSTTYIVDEKRRLKGVVTIDDAIRLKEEGKKNLEEIINPDIEVAGPNTPINALLTKSIQSKYPIAVIEEDSKLLGIVDRATILAELNENGSNLSEEQEGKYKLSE from the coding sequence ATGGCTGCAATAACGGTAAAAAATCTGTTTAAGATTTTCGGAAAGCGCCCGGAAAAGGCTTTTCCACTTATTGAGAAAGGAAAATCAAAAGACGAGATCCTTGAAGAAACCGGCAACACTATTGGAATTAATGATGCCAGTTTTGAAGTAAAGGAAAAAGAGATGTTTGTAATCATGGGGCTTTCGGGAAGCGGAAAATCAACCGTATTACGCTGCCTAAACCGACTGATTGAACCCACCCGTGGAACAGTGCTAATTGGCGATGAAGACATTACCAAAGTAAGCAAAGAACGGCTGCTGGAAATGCGCCGCAAAAAAATGTCAATGGTTTTCCAAAATTTTGGACTTTTCCCCCATCGCACCGTGGCTAATAATGTAGAATACGGCTTGGAAATAAGTGGAATGGAAAAAGAAGAACGCAATCAAAAAGCTTACGAAGCACTCAATAAAGTTGGTCTCAAAGGCTACGAAGAGCAAAAACCCAGTGAACTGAGTGGTGGCATGCAACAGCGTGTAGGGCTTGCACGTGCGCTGGCTAACGACCCTGAAATTTTGTTGATGGATGAGGCCTTTAGCGCTCTTGACCCTTTGATAAGGGCTGACATGCAGGATGAGTTATTGGAGCTTCAGGCTGAAGTGCACAAAACAGTCGTCTTTATTACTCATGATTTGGATGAAGCTCTTAAAATTGGAGATCGTATCGCCATCATGAAAGATGGATATGTGGTACAGGTAGGAACGCCTGAAGAAATTCTAACCAATCCTGCCGATGATTATGTAAAAGCCTTTGTTCAGAACGTAGATCGCACCAAGATCATAACCGCACAGGCAATTATGAGAAAAGCTCCAACCGTTCAGGTTCCTAAAGACGGGCCGTCTGTGGCTATCCGCAATATGGAGAAAGTTGGAGTTTCTACAACCTACATAGTGGATGAAAAACGCCGGTTGAAAGGAGTAGTGACTATTGATGATGCGATCCGCTTGAAAGAAGAAGGAAAAAAGAATCTGGAGGAAATCATCAATCCGGATATTGAAGTAGCAGGTCCGAATACACCTATTAATGCGCTTCTTACAAAATCTATTCAGTCAAAATATCCTATTGCTGTAATTGAAGAGGATAGCAAGTTGCTGGGTATTGTAGACCGTGCAACAATTTTAGCTGAGCTGAATGAAAACGGATCAAACTTATCCGAAGAACAAGAAGGAAAATATAAACTATCTGAATAA
- a CDS encoding class I SAM-dependent methyltransferase — protein MDIKDYPKTQEEIDRYESHDNDVEDPRYQNFVAPLVDKITEQFNKNSLGLDYGSGTGPVITKMLTDLGYEVNTFDPFFDNNPAVLDLKYDYIVSCEVIEHFHKPHKEFEKLKNMLKPNGALFLKTDLFTDDKDFHAWYYKSDETHVFFFHPETFKWLQTEFKFRDLKIDGRHITLSL, from the coding sequence ATGGATATTAAAGATTATCCGAAAACTCAGGAGGAAATCGATAGATATGAAAGCCATGATAATGACGTGGAAGATCCCCGATATCAAAATTTTGTCGCTCCTCTTGTAGATAAAATAACTGAACAGTTTAATAAAAACTCTCTTGGGCTGGATTATGGTTCAGGTACCGGCCCTGTTATTACAAAAATGCTTACCGACCTGGGATATGAAGTAAACACTTTCGATCCCTTCTTTGATAACAATCCCGCCGTCCTGGATTTGAAATACGACTATATCGTCAGTTGTGAGGTCATTGAGCATTTCCATAAACCGCATAAAGAGTTTGAAAAACTTAAAAACATGCTAAAGCCAAATGGAGCCCTTTTTCTAAAAACAGACCTATTCACTGACGATAAAGACTTCCATGCCTGGTATTACAAAAGTGATGAAACACATGTTTTTTTCTTTCATCCTGAAACTTTTAAATGGCTGCAAACAGAATTTAAATTTCGTGATTTGAAAATAGACGGAAGGCATATCACCCTGTCGTTATAA
- a CDS encoding c-type cytochrome: MRKLYTVLGAVGLVLIAGASVLLVYISTALPNVSPAPDIQIERTAERIEKGKHLANTVMACMHCHTPQEKTKFAHPIKADMLGAGGVLFGVEKEGLPGDYFSPNLTPYNLGDWTDGEILRAITSGVSKDGRALFPIMPYPNYAKMNKEDLYSIIAYLRTLESIESETPEPKSYFPMNFIINTIPQKAELTTNAPDTTDPVSWGKYLVNAASCMDCHTPKEKGADIPGMELAGGFEFGLEDGSIVRTANITPDLNTGIGSWTERAFINRFKFYADTSFQFNEITPGQFNTVMPWGHYSQMSEEELKAIYAYLKTTTPVENLVTRFTPVED, encoded by the coding sequence ATGAGAAAACTATATACAGTTTTGGGAGCAGTTGGTTTGGTTTTAATTGCAGGAGCTTCTGTACTCCTGGTCTATATATCCACCGCTTTGCCGAATGTAAGCCCGGCTCCGGATATTCAAATAGAAAGAACTGCTGAACGGATTGAGAAGGGAAAGCACCTGGCTAATACCGTCATGGCATGTATGCATTGCCATACTCCCCAAGAAAAAACTAAGTTTGCACATCCTATAAAAGCAGATATGTTAGGAGCCGGTGGTGTTTTATTTGGAGTTGAAAAGGAAGGATTGCCCGGCGATTATTTTTCTCCAAACCTTACTCCATATAACCTGGGCGATTGGACAGACGGTGAAATTCTTCGTGCTATAACTTCCGGAGTAAGTAAAGATGGGCGGGCACTATTTCCAATTATGCCTTATCCCAATTATGCAAAAATGAACAAGGAGGACCTTTATTCAATAATCGCTTACCTGCGAACTCTTGAATCCATTGAATCAGAAACTCCGGAGCCAAAATCTTATTTCCCGATGAATTTCATCATTAATACTATACCACAAAAAGCTGAGCTTACTACAAATGCACCCGATACTACCGACCCTGTTTCCTGGGGCAAATATTTAGTTAATGCTGCAAGTTGTATGGATTGTCATACTCCTAAAGAAAAAGGAGCAGATATACCCGGGATGGAATTAGCAGGGGGCTTTGAATTTGGCCTCGAAGACGGAAGTATAGTAAGAACGGCAAATATCACCCCCGACCTGAATACCGGAATTGGTTCCTGGACAGAACGGGCTTTTATAAACCGGTTTAAATTTTATGCAGATACTTCGTTTCAGTTTAATGAAATTACCCCCGGGCAATTTAATACTGTTATGCCTTGGGGGCATTATTCCCAAATGTCTGAAGAAGAACTAAAAGCTATTTATGCTTACTTGAAAACAACTACTCCGGTGGAGAACTTAGTCACACGATTTACTCCTGTTGAGGATTAA
- the cysQ gene encoding 3'(2'),5'-bisphosphate nucleotidase CysQ has product MLNKVIKTAEEAGKRILEFYETEVEVINKEDDSPLTKADLAAHHIIIDALKEIDPDVHVISEESGIPEYSERKNWDRFWLVDPLDGTKEFIKKNGEFTVNIALIENGKPVLGVVYVPVFDVVYYAEKSIGSFKKEGEEQAVKLETDSFEAPGKARIVVSRSHGDDTTAKKLQKIGIEVSEEVPSGSSIKFCLVAEGKVDLYPRLGPTMEWDTAAADAVYRYSTSADNEEKYSPLTYNKESFKNPYFLLGLNEYVDANKL; this is encoded by the coding sequence ATGCTAAATAAAGTCATCAAGACAGCTGAAGAGGCCGGGAAAAGGATTTTAGAGTTTTACGAGACGGAGGTTGAAGTTATAAATAAAGAGGATGACTCTCCGCTTACCAAAGCCGACCTGGCTGCTCATCACATTATTATAGACGCCCTTAAAGAAATTGATCCGGACGTACATGTGATTTCTGAAGAATCGGGTATTCCGGAATACTCAGAGCGAAAAAACTGGGATCGCTTTTGGCTGGTCGATCCGTTGGACGGAACCAAAGAGTTTATTAAGAAGAATGGAGAATTCACCGTAAACATTGCCCTCATTGAAAATGGGAAGCCCGTGTTAGGCGTGGTCTATGTTCCGGTATTTGATGTGGTGTACTATGCTGAAAAAAGCATTGGTTCGTTTAAAAAAGAGGGAGAGGAGCAGGCGGTCAAGTTGGAAACAGATTCTTTTGAAGCACCCGGTAAAGCCCGTATTGTTGTAAGCCGTTCGCACGGGGATGATACTACTGCAAAAAAACTACAAAAAATCGGGATCGAAGTGAGTGAAGAAGTTCCGTCCGGAAGCTCCATCAAGTTTTGTTTGGTGGCTGAAGGAAAGGTGGATTTATATCCTAGATTAGGCCCGACCATGGAATGGGATACGGCTGCAGCCGATGCGGTGTACCGATATTCTACTTCTGCAGATAATGAAGAAAAGTACTCCCCGTTAACTTACAATAAAGAATCGTTCAAAAATCCTTATTTTTTGTTAGGATTGAATGAATATGTGGATGCCAATAAGCTTTAA
- a CDS encoding MBL fold metallo-hydrolase — protein sequence MLRVFSSLLIFALLPFGFIQAQLNNHPDHIKTENGELIIHPILHGTIVFEWNGLNIYVDPYGSKDLYEGKADPDLILITHPHGDHLNLETLNSLNTEGATFIVPQAVADEIPEKYSGQVLVMGNGESMERNSIQIEAIPMYNLPEEGARHAKGWGNGYVLTIGEKNIYVSGDTEDIPEMRNLSGIDIAFICMNLPYTMDINQAADAVLDFEPSIIYPYHHRGQDMHEFKKLVDKGNKDIEVRLKDWYPGQ from the coding sequence ATGCTACGAGTATTTTCATCACTGCTTATTTTTGCATTGCTCCCTTTCGGCTTTATACAAGCTCAGCTTAATAACCACCCCGACCATATTAAGACTGAAAATGGAGAGCTGATCATTCACCCCATTTTACATGGTACAATAGTTTTTGAATGGAATGGCCTAAACATATATGTAGATCCTTACGGTTCGAAAGATTTGTATGAAGGTAAAGCGGATCCGGACCTTATTTTAATTACTCATCCACATGGCGATCATTTAAACCTGGAAACACTGAACAGCTTAAATACTGAAGGTGCCACTTTTATAGTACCCCAGGCTGTTGCCGATGAAATACCGGAAAAATACTCAGGTCAGGTTCTGGTAATGGGCAATGGTGAAAGCATGGAACGAAACAGCATACAAATTGAAGCTATTCCCATGTATAACCTCCCCGAAGAGGGTGCCCGGCATGCCAAAGGTTGGGGCAATGGATACGTTCTTACCATAGGGGAGAAAAATATTTATGTATCCGGGGATACCGAGGATATTCCCGAGATGAGAAACTTGTCAGGCATTGACATCGCTTTTATATGCATGAATCTGCCTTACACTATGGATATAAACCAGGCAGCTGATGCCGTTTTAGATTTTGAGCCTTCAATCATCTACCCATACCACCACCGCGGACAAGACATGCATGAATTCAAAAAGCTGGTGGACAAAGGCAATAAAGATATTGAGGTGCGTTTGAAAGATTGGTATCCCGGACAATGA
- a CDS encoding proline/glycine betaine ABC transporter permease, translated as MFDIPVGEFFEFIINWLTDNWGGFFDLITVTVKTFLVGIENILLFPHPIVMIIILAGLAWYISGKGVGIFTVIGLFVVEGMNMWEGTMETMALIFTAVLIALLIGIPVGIWASKSKTVENIVRPILDFMQTMPAFVYLIPAVLFFGLGQVPGIIATLIFAMPPAVRLTNLGIRQVPEEIREAALAFGSDSKQMLLKVELPVALPTILAGVNQTIMLALSMVVIAALIGAGGLGQPVVTGLQQLDIGLGFEGGLAIVILAVFLDRVTQSLGTATQ; from the coding sequence ATGTTTGATATACCTGTCGGAGAATTTTTCGAATTCATTATCAATTGGCTTACCGATAACTGGGGAGGCTTTTTTGACCTTATTACGGTTACCGTAAAAACTTTTTTGGTAGGCATTGAAAACATACTTTTGTTCCCCCATCCCATTGTGATGATTATTATTTTAGCAGGACTGGCGTGGTATATCTCCGGAAAAGGAGTGGGCATTTTTACAGTAATCGGACTCTTTGTGGTTGAAGGTATGAATATGTGGGAAGGCACCATGGAAACCATGGCTCTTATTTTTACCGCCGTTTTAATTGCACTGCTGATTGGTATTCCGGTTGGAATCTGGGCTTCCAAAAGTAAAACCGTTGAGAACATTGTTCGCCCGATACTTGATTTTATGCAAACCATGCCCGCTTTTGTGTACTTGATCCCCGCCGTATTGTTCTTTGGGTTGGGGCAAGTACCCGGAATTATTGCAACACTTATTTTCGCCATGCCTCCGGCCGTTCGTCTTACGAATTTGGGGATACGGCAGGTTCCCGAAGAAATCCGTGAAGCCGCTCTGGCTTTTGGCTCCGATTCCAAACAGATGCTTTTGAAAGTAGAACTGCCGGTTGCTCTCCCCACTATTTTAGCCGGAGTAAATCAGACCATTATGCTGGCACTTTCCATGGTGGTAATTGCAGCACTTATTGGCGCGGGCGGATTAGGCCAACCCGTAGTTACTGGGCTACAACAGCTCGATATCGGTTTAGGCTTTGAAGGTGGATTGGCCATCGTAATATTGGCTGTATTCCTGGATCGCGTAACGCAGTCTCTTGGTACCGCAACACAATAA
- a CDS encoding glycine betaine ABC transporter substrate-binding protein gives MKADNKLMNMLSKLGVIVLAFGLITACTPQQGEKTADLVYVNWAEGIAYTNLAKVVLEDKMGYEVEITSADVGPAYTAIAQGDADAFMETWLPVLHADYYEQFEDDIVDLGTVYEGTQSGLVVPTYVDIDSISQLNSVRDQFDGEITGIDAGAGIMKTTNNLIEEYNLDFDLIQSSGPAMTSALQRAIDDEEWIVVTGWKPHWKFGRWDLKFLKQDEDKMLWETGNIHIMGRQDLSIEKPELANFLANMELSDPELADLMVAINESDEDNEVVARQWMEENEDVIEEWIPADAQQADM, from the coding sequence ATGAAAGCTGACAATAAATTAATGAATATGCTATCGAAGCTGGGTGTAATTGTCCTGGCGTTTGGATTGATAACAGCATGTACTCCGCAACAAGGAGAGAAAACCGCCGACCTTGTTTATGTAAACTGGGCGGAGGGCATTGCATACACTAACCTTGCTAAAGTGGTACTGGAAGATAAAATGGGCTACGAAGTGGAAATCACTTCTGCCGATGTAGGCCCTGCATACACGGCCATTGCTCAGGGCGATGCCGATGCCTTTATGGAAACCTGGTTGCCGGTTCTTCACGCTGACTACTATGAGCAGTTTGAAGATGACATTGTAGATTTAGGAACGGTCTACGAAGGCACCCAAAGCGGGTTGGTTGTTCCCACTTATGTAGATATCGACAGTATCTCACAATTAAATAGTGTTCGGGACCAATTTGACGGTGAGATTACCGGAATTGATGCCGGAGCTGGTATTATGAAAACCACCAACAACCTGATTGAAGAATACAATCTGGATTTTGACCTGATACAATCCAGCGGACCGGCTATGACTTCAGCCCTTCAGCGCGCTATTGATGATGAAGAATGGATTGTAGTAACCGGTTGGAAACCCCACTGGAAATTCGGCCGCTGGGATCTGAAATTCCTGAAACAAGATGAAGATAAAATGCTTTGGGAAACCGGAAATATCCACATTATGGGGCGACAAGATTTGTCGATAGAGAAACCCGAACTTGCCAACTTCCTTGCCAATATGGAGCTCAGCGATCCTGAATTAGCCGATCTGATGGTAGCCATTAACGAGTCGGACGAAGATAATGAAGTAGTTGCCCGCCAGTGGATGGAAGAAAATGAAGATGTGATTGAAGAATGGATTCCTGCCGATGCCCAACAGGCCGACATGTAA
- the cysD gene encoding sulfate adenylyltransferase subunit CysD: MSEKRTHSHLKELEDEGIYIMREVAAQFERPVLLFSGGKDSIVMFHLALKAFHPGKVPFPLMHIDTGHNFPETIEFRDKLVEKYGVELIVGSVQESIDAGDVEEETGPDASRNALQTRTLLDTLKEHQVDAALGGGRRDEEKARAKERFFSHRDVFGQWDPKQQRPELWNLFNGRKNPGENFRVFPLSNWTEMDVWQYIAQEDIDIPELYFAHERKVFNRRGVWLADTDFVNRMEDEELETKTVRFRTIGDATCTGAVLSTASNMEEIIQEVASARQTERGNRHDDKRSETAMEDRKRQGYF; this comes from the coding sequence ATGAGTGAAAAAAGAACACATTCACACCTGAAAGAATTAGAAGACGAGGGTATTTATATAATGAGAGAGGTGGCGGCTCAGTTTGAGCGGCCGGTACTGCTTTTTTCAGGGGGCAAAGACTCCATTGTTATGTTTCACCTGGCGCTGAAAGCTTTTCATCCGGGGAAGGTCCCTTTTCCGCTGATGCATATTGACACCGGGCATAATTTTCCGGAGACCATTGAATTTCGTGATAAGCTGGTGGAAAAGTACGGGGTGGAACTGATTGTTGGAAGCGTGCAGGAATCCATTGATGCCGGTGATGTAGAAGAAGAAACCGGTCCGGATGCCAGCCGGAATGCCCTTCAGACCCGGACCTTGCTGGATACTCTTAAAGAACATCAGGTAGATGCGGCGCTGGGTGGCGGCCGGCGTGATGAGGAAAAAGCCCGGGCCAAAGAACGGTTCTTTTCGCACCGGGATGTATTCGGGCAGTGGGATCCGAAACAGCAGCGCCCGGAGTTATGGAACCTGTTTAACGGGCGCAAGAATCCCGGAGAGAATTTCCGGGTGTTTCCGCTCAGCAACTGGACGGAGATGGACGTATGGCAGTACATTGCCCAGGAAGACATTGATATCCCTGAACTATACTTTGCCCACGAGCGGAAAGTATTCAACCGCCGGGGAGTATGGCTGGCTGATACCGATTTCGTGAATCGTATGGAGGATGAAGAGCTGGAGACCAAAACCGTTCGCTTCCGCACGATTGGGGATGCGACCTGTACCGGGGCGGTACTCTCAACGGCTTCAAATATGGAAGAAATTATCCAGGAAGTAGCCTCCGCCCGGCAAACCGAGCGTGGCAACCGCCATGATGACAAGCGCAGCGAAACAGCCATGGAAGACCGCAAGCGACAAGGGTACTTCTAG
- a CDS encoding M1 family metallopeptidase, which translates to MHSKTFRISIIFIIGFIITGFSGLNAQTFRDKSEFTQQDTLRGSVTPEREWWDLTYYHLDVAVHIEDSSISGSNTIQYKVLEPYQIMQIDLQEPLNISGITQNGKNLAFQRNGSAFFVKLTKPQNPGEVNEVVVHYSGKPIVAVRPPWDGGFTWDRDSNGKPFVATSNQGIGASVWWPNKDHPYDEPDSMLISVTAPDSLMDVSNGQLRGVDEQDNGTKTWHWFVSNPINNYGVNINIGDYVHFSEEYEGEKGTLDLDYYVLRENLEKAREQFKQVKPMMDAFEYWFGPYPFYEDGYKLVEAPYLGMEHQSSVTYGNGYQNGYLGRDLSGSGWGLKFDFIIIHETGHEWFANNITYADVADMWIHEGFTNYSESLYLDYHFGEQAANEYVRGLRLGIQNDRPIIAPYGVNKRGSGDMYNKGGNLLHTLRQVADNDSLWRETLRGLNRDFYHQTVTSKEIENYISEKFGLDLTPVFDQYLRDTRIPILEYAFQNGRLMYRWGNSVSGFNLPVDVYINGEKTRLQPTTGFQGMAMEGSDNYELVVDPDYYVGSFNVLGD; encoded by the coding sequence ATGCACTCAAAAACGTTCAGAATTAGCATCATTTTTATCATAGGTTTTATTATTACCGGTTTTTCCGGGCTAAATGCCCAGACGTTTCGGGATAAAAGTGAATTTACCCAACAAGATACCCTGAGAGGATCTGTTACCCCGGAAAGGGAATGGTGGGATCTTACTTATTATCATTTGGATGTTGCCGTTCACATTGAAGACAGTTCTATTTCGGGAAGTAATACTATTCAATATAAAGTTCTTGAGCCTTATCAAATCATGCAGATTGATTTGCAAGAACCGCTTAACATTTCCGGGATCACTCAAAATGGAAAAAATTTAGCTTTCCAGCGTAACGGAAGTGCATTTTTTGTGAAGCTAACTAAACCTCAAAACCCCGGTGAGGTAAATGAAGTAGTGGTTCATTATTCGGGGAAGCCAATCGTAGCGGTTCGGCCACCGTGGGATGGAGGTTTTACATGGGATCGAGACAGTAATGGAAAACCCTTCGTAGCTACTTCAAACCAGGGAATCGGAGCGAGTGTGTGGTGGCCCAATAAAGATCATCCTTACGATGAACCGGATAGCATGTTGATTAGCGTGACTGCGCCCGATTCTTTGATGGATGTTTCGAATGGGCAGTTGCGGGGAGTTGATGAGCAGGATAACGGCACTAAAACATGGCACTGGTTTGTATCAAACCCTATTAATAACTACGGAGTGAATATTAATATCGGAGACTATGTTCATTTCAGTGAAGAGTATGAAGGGGAGAAGGGGACACTCGATCTGGATTACTATGTGCTGAGGGAAAACCTGGAAAAAGCCAGGGAGCAATTCAAACAAGTAAAGCCTATGATGGATGCCTTTGAATATTGGTTTGGTCCTTACCCTTTTTATGAAGATGGTTATAAATTAGTTGAAGCTCCGTATCTGGGGATGGAGCATCAAAGCTCGGTTACTTACGGAAACGGTTACCAAAACGGATATCTGGGCCGTGATTTAAGCGGATCGGGATGGGGCTTGAAGTTTGATTTCATCATCATTCACGAAACCGGGCACGAATGGTTCGCTAATAATATAACCTATGCTGATGTGGCCGATATGTGGATTCATGAAGGATTTACCAATTACTCCGAAAGTTTGTACTTAGATTATCATTTTGGGGAGCAGGCTGCCAATGAATATGTACGAGGATTGCGCTTAGGTATTCAAAATGACCGGCCGATTATCGCTCCTTATGGGGTGAACAAGCGTGGTTCCGGTGATATGTATAATAAAGGCGGGAATTTACTCCATACTCTCCGTCAGGTAGCAGATAATGATTCACTTTGGAGAGAAACACTGCGTGGATTGAACCGGGATTTTTATCACCAAACGGTTACATCAAAAGAGATTGAAAACTATATCAGTGAAAAATTCGGGCTGGATTTAACCCCGGTATTTGATCAATATTTGCGGGATACGCGGATACCAATTTTGGAATATGCTTTCCAGAATGGACGATTGATGTACCGCTGGGGGAATTCGGTCAGCGGTTTTAATCTTCCGGTAGATGTGTATATAAATGGTGAGAAAACCCGCCTTCAGCCTACCACTGGTTTTCAGGGAATGGCAATGGAAGGTTCAGATAATTACGAACTGGTGGTAGATCCTGACTATTACGTAGGTAGTTTTAATGTACTTGGAGATTAA
- the cysN gene encoding sulfate adenylyltransferase subunit CysN — translation MSESNGTVKNEDTDNKYLDMDLLRFTTAGSVDDGKSTLIGRLFYDSKSIFEDQMEAIEKSSKSSGEEDVNLALLTDGLKAEREQKITIDVAYRYFATPKRKFIIADTPGHTQYTRNMVTGASTADLAVILVDASKGLLTQSRRHAFISSLLRIPHLVVAVNKMDLVDYDEDVFNEIVSEFRDFAKKLNVSDITYIPISALKGDNVVDKSDHTDWYKGSTLLHHLETVKVDASENIVDFRFPVQYVIRPNQNFRGFSGRVASGHIRPGDEITILPSGLSSKVKEIVTRDENLEIAYPGDSVTLTIEDEIDISRGDMIVRKNNVPQVSNTFEAYVCWMNEKDLELGKPYILQHNTHMVQVFAEELLYRMNVDSLSREEADKLKLNEIGRVRLKTSQPIFFDPYQINQKTGSFIVIDPATNVTIGAGMIRAGSTESKTRSSDKVKRKTSPNVTWEPWNIPRKEREQRNGHNAKLLWFTGISGAGKSTIAKELERTLWEAGKQTVLLDGDQVRHGLNGDLGFSPSDRTENIRRVGEVARLFFEHGNIVICTFVSPYEKDRERARQLFPEGEFQEIHITCDPKTAQKRDPKGLYKKAVEGKIKGLTGYDADYEVSENPALTIDTDKLSVEEAVKKILELIG, via the coding sequence ATGAGCGAAAGCAACGGAACTGTGAAAAACGAAGACACTGACAACAAGTATCTGGACATGGACCTGCTCCGGTTTACGACGGCCGGGAGTGTAGATGATGGAAAAAGTACGTTGATTGGGCGGCTTTTTTATGATTCAAAATCCATTTTTGAAGATCAGATGGAAGCGATTGAGAAGTCCAGTAAAAGCAGCGGAGAGGAAGATGTGAATTTAGCCCTGCTTACCGATGGACTTAAAGCCGAGCGGGAGCAGAAAATCACCATCGATGTGGCCTACCGTTATTTCGCCACCCCGAAACGAAAGTTTATTATAGCCGATACCCCGGGGCATACCCAGTACACCCGGAATATGGTTACCGGTGCTTCCACGGCCGATCTGGCAGTGATCTTGGTGGATGCCTCTAAAGGACTGCTAACCCAATCCCGGCGCCATGCATTTATTTCCTCGCTGCTGCGCATTCCGCATTTGGTGGTAGCCGTGAATAAGATGGATTTAGTAGACTATGATGAAGATGTCTTCAACGAAATTGTGTCTGAATTCCGTGATTTTGCCAAAAAATTGAACGTCAGTGATATCACCTATATTCCCATATCAGCCCTGAAGGGTGACAATGTGGTGGATAAAAGTGATCATACTGATTGGTACAAGGGCTCTACCTTATTACACCACCTGGAAACGGTGAAAGTAGATGCTTCTGAGAATATTGTTGATTTCCGGTTCCCGGTACAATACGTGATTCGCCCGAATCAAAATTTCCGGGGCTTTTCCGGACGGGTGGCTTCCGGACATATTCGTCCTGGCGACGAGATTACGATCCTGCCTTCGGGATTGTCTTCCAAAGTAAAAGAAATTGTGACCCGCGATGAAAACCTGGAGATTGCCTATCCGGGTGATTCGGTAACACTGACCATCGAAGATGAAATTGATATCAGCCGCGGCGATATGATTGTGCGCAAGAATAACGTTCCGCAGGTCAGCAACACTTTTGAGGCGTATGTATGCTGGATGAATGAGAAAGACCTGGAGTTGGGTAAGCCATATATCCTGCAGCACAACACGCATATGGTGCAGGTATTTGCCGAGGAGCTGTTATACCGCATGAATGTGGACAGCCTTAGCCGCGAAGAGGCTGACAAGCTGAAACTGAATGAAATTGGCCGGGTGAGACTGAAAACCAGCCAGCCTATCTTTTTTGATCCGTACCAGATTAATCAGAAAACCGGAAGCTTTATCGTGATTGATCCGGCGACAAATGTAACCATCGGGGCGGGGATGATCCGGGCCGGTTCCACCGAGTCGAAAACGCGATCTTCTGATAAAGTTAAGCGGAAGACCTCACCGAATGTAACCTGGGAGCCGTGGAATATCCCACGCAAGGAGCGAGAGCAGCGAAACGGGCATAACGCTAAACTGCTTTGGTTCACCGGGATATCCGGGGCCGGGAAAAGTACCATAGCCAAGGAACTTGAACGCACCCTTTGGGAAGCGGGAAAACAAACAGTATTACTGGATGGAGACCAGGTTCGCCACGGACTGAATGGAGATCTCGGATTCAGCCCTTCCGATCGCACCGAAAATATTCGAAGAGTGGGAGAAGTTGCCCGCCTCTTCTTTGAGCATGGTAATATTGTAATCTGTACGTTTGTCTCTCCTTACGAGAAAGACCGGGAGAGGGCCAGACAGTTGTTCCCTGAAGGGGAATTCCAGGAAATTCATATTACTTGTGATCCAAAAACGGCTCAAAAACGAGACCCGAAAGGCCTGTATAAGAAAGCTGTAGAAGGAAAGATTAAAGGGTTAACCGGGTACGATGCTGATTACGAAGTATCAGAAAACCCCGCCCTGACGATTGATACGGATAAGCTTAGTGTGGAAGAAGCCGTAAAGAAAATCCTGGAATTGATTGGATAG